A stretch of Monomorium pharaonis isolate MP-MQ-018 chromosome 7, ASM1337386v2, whole genome shotgun sequence DNA encodes these proteins:
- the LOC105835293 gene encoding CD151 antigen, producing the protein MNRCGRFIKYSLIATNSIIFCYGILVTIISIWFLISKSSIQELKLENVNKVFYIALISGIIIIFIAVLGIVGALQEAKCKLLIYIIIISLFFVMTIISGILHYKNEDTSKENLETLLQKMIAYSDYKLFHDMWDLIQSAYHCCGIYSWKDWAMYNFNVPESCCQENELGQRFYCNADPSNINTSEVYTMGCINEIQNFMQHNATITRSINIVCGCITFCGMITSIAFFLKIKKPNNKMHKLTYKKEQESNECPKYLEDSHSFTNRLSYLSP; encoded by the exons ATGAATCGTTGTGgacgttttataaaatactccTTAATAGCCACAAACTCCATTATCTTC TGCTACGGAATTTTGGTAACGATTATAAGTATATGGTTCTTAATTAGCAAATCATCAATACAAGAGCTAAAGTtagaaaatgtaaacaaagtattttacatTGCACTAATCAGcggaattattataatatttatcgcCGTCCTCGGAATCGTCGGTGCACTGCAAGAAGCCAAGTGTAAGCTCTTGATA tacattataataatatctctGTTCTTTGTGATGACAATTATCAGTGGTATTCTCCACTACAAAAACGAGGATACGTccaaagaaaatttagaaacttTACTCCAAAAAATGATCGCTTACagtgattataaattatttcacgaTATGTGGGACTTAATACAGTCGGCG tACCATTGTTGCGGTATTTATAGCTGGAAGGACTGGGCAATGTATAACTTTAACGTACCAGAGAGCTGCTGTCAAGAAAATGAACTTGGCCag CGATTCTACTGCAATGCCGATCCGTCGAACATAAATACCTCTGAAGTTTATACGATGGGTTGCATCAACGAAATACAAAACTTCATGCAGCATAATGCAACCATTACGCGtagtattaatattgtatgcgGATGTATCACG TTTTGTGGAATGATAACTTCCATcgcatttttcttaaaaatcaaaaaaccAAACAACAAAATGCATAAACTGACGTAcaaaaaagaacaagaaaGTAATGAATGCCcaaaatatttagaagatTCGCACAGCTTTACCAATCGATTGAGTTACTTGTCGCCATAA